The Candidatus Bathyarchaeia archaeon DNA segment TCCGCGTTAAAAGACACAACAATTTTAAACGCAACGGTTCTCGTCAACACAACGCCGATTTTTTCAGTTTTTATCTCCGCTTTCGTGTTTAAGCTTAAGCCTTCTGTTTTGGCGATGGTTGGTTTGGCTTTGTCTTTTGTAGGCTTATGTGTTATTGGTTATGCTGAAACAGTAACTTCGCAGAATCAGTTTGTAGGAGTTTCTCCAAGTTTAAAGGGCGATTTAGAAGCTGTTTTAGCCGCTTTGCTTATCGCCTTATATCTTAATTATGGAAGAAAAGTGCGAAGTCAAATGTCAATATTTGCTTTAATGCTGCCCATCTACGCGTTTGCCGCAATCACAATTGGAGTTTTGAACATTTTCATAACTAATTCAACGTTTACGATGCCATTTAATATGGAGATTATTCTCCCGCTAGTAGGTCTGGGCATACTGCCAACAGCAATTGCACACACGCTATACTTTTCTTCTTTGTCCAACCTCAAATCTTTCGAAACTGCCACTTTAGCTCTTCTTGAACCAGTCGGCGCAACCATTTTAGGAGTAGCATTATTTCAAGAAATACCCGCCTACCAGTTTGTTTTGGGCGCTGTTCTAGTTTTGTTGGGAATCATTTTTATAGTTAAGGAGAAAGTTTGAAGATATTCAAGTTTGACGAAACAGATAAAAAAGGACGAGAAGTATTAATGGCTAAAACAGGTTGAGACGATGGCTGCTAACGATAAAATATTGAAGGCATTAAAAACTGCGATGAAATACATGGCCGATTCGGTTTCAGCATTGAAAAAGAAAGATGAAAATTCATTTGCTGATAGCCTCTGGCATGCTGCGGCTGAGCTGGAATACGCACTGTTTCTGTTTTCAATAATGTTTCCGAACGAAAACGAAACGGCAAAGTGGAAGCCAAACCCGGATTTAAAGAAAATGGAAACAGGCGCACTTTTGACCGAAGCTCATAGTCTTCTTGAAGACGCTGAGAAACACATGGCAAGTAAGAAACTTTTAGACTCTTACAAAAGCGCTTACGTGGCGAGACATTACCTTTTGAAGACTCAAGAAGACCTTGCAAAAAAGAAGCGTGAAGCGTTCAAAAAGAAACAGTGAAATTATTCTTCTTCAGCGACTTTCTTTTCTTTAACGACTAACGAATTTTCTTCGCCGCCTATCACTCTGTAATACTCTTTGAGTTCTTTTTTGTGTAGAAACTTCTTTAGAAGCACTCGAAGATACTTTTTCGAAACACTTTGTTTTTCGCCTTTTACAGTTATTGAATCCGCTCCAGCGGCTATTTCCGCTGTGGTTTTCTCTTTTAGATAGTCAGCTAATTCTTTGATTATGTCGGCGCCTTCTCTTTTTAGTTCTGATATGTCAATTTTCATTTCCGCCATGCATGCTCACCTCACTTTCGAACCATTATGACTCTTACTTGGTCACACGCGTCCTCGCAAGCGTCTGCTATTAATTCTATAGCTTCGAAGAGCTGTCCTATTAAGACTGCGACTCCAGCGTTTGGTAAATCTTCTTTTCCTAAGAGAGTTCTAGCTTTTTCATGTATGTCGTCAACTTTTTCTTCTTCGCGTTCCACAGCGTCTGCTGCTTGAAGGGCTTCTTCTGGTTTCGTCATCATTTTGTTTACGCATTTTTGGAGGGAAACTGCGCATTCTTTGACGCTTTTTATCATTTCCACAAATTCTTCCTTAATCGAGTCTGGCACTTTTTCCATTGGTATTGCTCCTAATACACGTGTGGATTCTCTGCTCCAGTCTGCAACCATGTCAACTCTCTTCACAAGGTCCATTAGGTCTGCTCTGTCCACGGGTGAAAGTTCACCTTTTGAGATTTCATCCATGACTTTTCTTCTTAACGCGTCTGCTTCTCTTTCGCTTCCCGTTACGCGCTCCACGTATTCTTTCATTTCGCTTTTGTTGCCTTTTACTGCCGCGCTTATTGCTTTTTCCAAGTCTTCAACTATTCCCGTTGTTAAAGCTAAGTGGCGTTGTATGGTTGCTAATGCTTTAGTTTCTCTTCTTTTCTCAAACCATTTTATGAGTTCACTCAACTGCTATTTCTCCTCTTAATCCTGCTTCTGGATACTGGAATACATGTGTTTTTTCTGGTGGAAACTGCACATTTACTTTCTCGTTTACGTTAAACCATTCTTCAGTTAGGGAAGGCTTAACGATAACTATTAAATCTTGGTTTTCAAGCCTTATTTCGTAGCGCACGTTTGTTCCTTCAAAGGTTACTCTTTCTATTGTGCCTGAAACGGCGTTTTTGTTTGTTCCTTTTTCAACTATTATAGTTTCTGGTCTTATGGCTAAGACGACTCTCTCGCCAATTTTTATGTTCTTGTCAATTGCTTGAACTTTTATTCCGCCTCGAAGCTCTATTGTCGCTCTTTTACCGTTCGCGCTGGATATGTAGCCTTCTAGAAAGTTTGATTCTCCAATGAAATGTGCCACAAAAATGCTCTGCGGGTTCATGTAAAGCTCGTTTGGAGTGCCAACCTGTAACACTTTTCCTTTTTTCATCACTGCGATTCTGTCTGAGATTGCCATGGCTTCTGATTGGTCGTGGGTCACGTGTATGGCTGTTAACCCCAAATCCTTGGACATTTTCCTTATTTCATATCTTAATTCATTTCTGACTTTTGCGTCTAACTGTCCAAGGGGCTCGTCTAAAAGTAGCAGTTTGGCTCCTGCAGCTAGGGCTCTCGCCACAGCGATTCTCTGCATCATTCCTCCGCTTAGCTCGTTTGGAAAAGCGTCTAACCGCTCATGAAGTCTAACCATTTCAAGCACTTCGTGTCCTATTGTTTCTGCTTTTTTCATGTCGAAGCCTTTCACGCGCGGACCGTAGGTTACGTTGTTCCAAGCGTTCATGTGTGGAAACAGTGCGAAGGTTTGGAAGACGAATCCGATGTCTCTGTCTTCTGGTGGAACATCATTCACAAGCTTGTCTCCAATGTAGATTTCGCCTTCGTCTGGCTGAATTAATCCAGCAATAAGCCGCAGTAAGGTTGTTTTTCCGCACCCGCTTGGACCGAGCAGTGAGAAGTATTCTTTGTCGCGGATGTGGAGGCTCACGTTGTTTACCGCAAGGATTTTTCCAAATTTTTTTGTTACGTTGACGATGCGGACATCTGGCATCTGTTAGCCTCCTTCACCCACCGCGTTTGTTTTGGTTGTCTTTGCATAAATTTTAAGCGGTATATTAATCATGCTAGTATCTTCCTTTTCCTCTTACAATGAGTCTTAATGCAAGTAGAATGATGAATGAGAACAGAATTAAGTATCCACAGCCTAAACCAATCTCTAATGGGGTAGCTGGCACTTTCTGTACACCAAGCCGAGGAACCCAATCTACAAGAACCACTGGCGCGGTTTTTAATGTTGTTACTACGGCTACTGTTGCGCCTGTTTCGCTTACGCTTCTTGTGAACACCATTATTGCGCCTGAAAGGATGGAGTATTTAGTTAATGGGAAGATTATTGTTCTGAAAACTCCGAGGGGTTTGGCGCCGAGGGTTCTCGCGGCTTCTTCCAAGTCTGCGCTTATTCTTTCTGTGGCTGCGGACATGGACCTCACAAAGTATGGGTAAGTAATTGCTAAGTGCGCAAAAATTAGCAGCAGCATTTCAGGCATGAAGGCAAAGGTGTCTTTCCAGAAAAATTTAAGCGAGACGCCGAGGGCTATTGAAGGAACGATTAACGGAATATTCACGAGCACATCCAGCGTCCCCGAGAGCAGTTTTCCAAACTTTCTTCGTGCAATAAGTATCGCCATTGGCAATCCTATCACAACATTTAAAATTGTGACTACTGCACCCAGAAAATATGAGATGAGAATACTCTGCCAATAGTCTCCCCAAATGCCTCCTCCAGAAAGCGACTTTGGCAGCGTGTCAGTGAAGATAGCTTGAAGCGCGGGCAACGCTACGAAAAGGGATGGAATAAGCACTATTGCAAGAAATATCAAAAGCGTAACACTGTTTCTGGAAGTTGTCGCTTTTGAATAGCTCAGTTTTCTCTCCCATGAGGGCCATATCTTTTTTGCTGGAATTTTTAGTCTTGGTCCTAAGATGCGGATTACTGCAAAGATGGCTACGGCGATGGCGATAAGTATGAAGCTTGCGAATGCTAAAGAGCCTTCATATGTGGATTTGCCAACTGTGCCTGCTTTGAAATCGTTTGTAACGTTTTGTATGAAGACTGGACCGTTTTCGAATGCTCCGGCAACCATGAAGGTTGCGCCAGTTTCCGAAAGTGATCTTGCAAAAGCTAGTATGAAGGCTGCTATTAATGAAGGCTTAATGATTGCGAAGGTGACGGTTCTTGACGCTGTGAAGGGCGGCGCGCCAAGCGTTCTAGAAGCCTGTTCATATTCAATTTTGTAGTCAAGTAATGCTCCGACGATTACTCGTACTACTACTGGATAGGAGAATGTGAAGTGGAGTAGGATGACGAGAAGCCAGCCTGGCGAAGCAAGCGGGTTTCCGAAAAGGCCGGATATTCCGTTTGGTTCGCTCCAGAACAGCAATAGCGAATAGCCAAGCGCAGCCGTGGGCACTACGAATGGAATGTCTGCTAACGTGTCAAGAACGTTTAGCCATTTTGATTTTCCGCGTGTGATGAGCCACGCCATTGGAATTCCAGTAACCACGTCTAAGGCTGAAACGAGTAAGGCTACTAGGAACGAGTTTTGAACAGCGTTCAGCGAGCGTGACATGAGGTCTGGCTGGTCTAGAACCGTTTGCATTGCGTTCCATTTTACGATTATTCCAAGAAGTGGAGGCAGCAGTATCAATGCGAAAAATAGAATTACAGCAGTTAAGTATACTGTGTACTTGACGCTTTTTTTTGATGAAATCCTATCTAGTGCTTCTGTGATTTTGCGTTTATGCAAGCTTTCTCCGCCTAAACTTCACTCCAACAATTCTTGAATCGCGTATCTTCTGTGATTCGTTGTTTTAGCTGATAAATTTTCCTTAGAAAAAGGTGTCAGTTCGCCCGTCGAGTCACATCACTGCTTTGGCTCTGTTGACTCTCTGCTTCATCATCCAAACTGAAAGTGAAGGTGCGATAAGACTTAAGGTTTTTGTGTTGTAAACTTTTATGTGTAGTAATGTGGTGTGTGAGATTATGGATGTGTTAGAGGCTATTAAGGGAAGAAGGAGCATTCGCGCTTTCGAAAGTCGAAACGTGCCAGACGAGCTTGTTGAAAAGCTGATTGATGCGGCTCGTTGGGCGCCTTCGGCTGGAAACATTCAACCGTGGGAATTCGTTGTTGTTCGCAAGTCAGAAATCAAAAGAATGCTTGCTGAAGCTGCGCTTAACCAATCGTTTATTGAAGAAGCGCCCGTTGTGATTGTTGTTTGTGCAAATGAGAATCGTTCCATGCAGGGCTACGGCGTCCGCGGCAAAACTCTATATTGCATACAAGACACGGCGGCTGCTATCCAAAACATTCACTTAACTGCTTATTCTCTTGGACTGGGCACGTGTTGGGTTGGCGCTTTCAAAGAAGAAAAAGCAAAAGAAATTTTGAAGGCTCCGCAGGGAATAAGACCAGTAGCTATAATTCCCGTTGGCTATCCAGCCGAAACTCCTCCGCCGAGAAACAGAAGACCAATAAGTCAAATAGTCCACTACGAAACTTTCTAAACAAAAATGAAATTTTAATATCTCTGCATGTACACTTTAGTTTGTGAGGTTAATTATTGCGGTATGCCGTAATTGCTGATGCTTACGAAAAAATCGAAGCTACAACTAAACGCTTAGAAATGACCGACCTTCTAGTTGACCTTCTTAAAAACACGCCAAAAGGCATAATCGACAAAGTCGTATACCTAACCCAAGGCAAATTATACCCAGACTTTGTCGGTCTCGAAATAGGTGTGGCAGAAAAGCTTGCAGTAAAAGCTCTCGCAAGGGCTTCTGGAAGAAGCGAAAGCGAAATTGAAGAAGACTTGAAAATAAGCGGAGACATAGGCGAGACCGCCCAGAAACTTATTGCAAAAAAGAAGCAAGTAACCTTTTTCCAACAGCCCTTAACAGTTCAAAGGGTTTACGAAACACTAGATAAAATGGCTAAGGCTTCTGGCTCAGGCGCTGTTGATACTAAAATGTCTCTTTTGGCTGGGCTTCTGGCAGACGCAACTCCAAAAGAAGCAAAATACATAATGCGCACCGTCACGGGAAACCTACGCTTAGGCATAGCTGACATGACAGTTCTCGACGCTTTAGCAATAGCCTACGGAGGCGGAAAAGAAACCCGCGAACACATAGAACGCGCCTACAACATTTCCTCAGACCTCGGAAGAGTCGCCCAAGTCGCAGCCGAAAAAGGATTAGAAGGCATCAAAAAATTCCAAGTCATAGTTTTCGAGCCAATCCGACCCATGCTGGCCGAAAGACTCTCCTCGCCCGAAGAAATACTGGACAAACTTGGCGGGAAATGCATAGCCGAATACAAATATGACGGCGAAAGAATTCAAGCCCACAAAAAAGGCGACCAAGTTATCCTCTATTCCAGACGCTTAGAAAATATCTCCAACCAATACCCAGATGCCGTCGAACTAATCAAAAAACACGTAAAAGCAAAAGACGCCATTCTCGAAGCTGAATGCGTCGCTATAGACCTCGAAACAGGCGAAATGCGCCCCTTCCAAGAACTAATGCACCGCAGACGCAAATACGAAATCGAAAAAGCCATGGAAGCCTACCCAGTCTCGCTTTTCATGTTCGACGCGCTTTACGTTGACGGCAAAGACCTAACACTAGAACCCTACCCAATCCGCCGAAAAACACTCGAAGAAACAATACAAGAAAGCGAAAGAGTACAAACAGCCAAAAGCCTAATCACCAGCAACGTGAAAGAACTAGAAAAATTCTTCCTAGAAGCCATCGAAAACGGCTGCGAAGGACTCATGTGCAAATCCATCGCTGCAGACTCCGTTTATCAAGCCGGCGCAAGAGGATGGCTATGGATAAAATACAAACGCGACTACAAAAGCGAAATGACAGACACCGTCGACCTAGTCATCGTCGGCGCATTCCACGGCAGAGGAAAACGCGCCGGAACCTACGGCGCCCTACTCTTAGCAGCTTACAACCCCGAAAGCGACACTTTCGAAACCGTAACAAAATGCGGGACAGGCTTTACAGACGAAGATTTGGAAAAACTGCCAAAAACAATGCAAAAACACATTGTGCAACATAAACATTCAAGAGTCAATTCGTTGCTTGAAGCTGATGTTTGGTTCGAGCCCGTCGTGGTGATTGAAATTTTAGGCGCAGAAATAACCCTTAGTCCAATCCACACGTGTGCTATGGACTCGATAAGAAAAGGAAGCGGGCTGGCAATACGGTTTCCGCGGTTCACGGGAAATTATAGACTTGACAAGGCAGCAGAAGATGCGACCACAACTGAAGAGATTGTTGAGATGTATAAAAGTCAACTCAAAACAATCACAGAATAATAGGCAAGAGTTATTCTGATAGTTTATGCAATTTTTAAATGATACATTTTTTAGGTTATTTGGAGATTTTCGCAAGATTTTAAAGCAAGGAAACCTTAAAATATAATTTGGCATAGAACCCTGTTTAGTTGGTTCTATGTTGCGAAATTGAAAGGAGAAAGGAAAATGAAAAAGAAAATAATCACTTTTCTAATGTTAACCTTACTACTAATAAGCACACTAGGAACAACATTAATCATAAACCCTTCTTTGGCAAAAGAAAACGAAAATACCCTTTCTGATGAAGATTTTATAAAAACAGTTAACGAGAAAACCGTTAACTCAAACACCCAAAAAAGCAAAGACTCCAAAGCTTCACGTGGAACCACAGATGGATGGAATTTTAACGATACAAACGCTTGGAAAAACTTCACTTACACAAATGGCGATAAGACTCGCCTAATAGTTGGGTTAGAAGATGAAAACCCTGAAAGTCTCAATGAATTAGCGGAAATAGCCGCAAAATATCAAGCAGAAATCGTCAACACCATTTCAATAAGAGGAAGAGTTAAAGCCGCTGTTGTTGAGCTCTCTTTCGCATCAGTAGCAACATTTGCCCAAGACGCAAAAATCATGGAACTAGCCAGCTACGTGGAACCCAACATGAAAGTTCAAACCCAATGGGTTCCCAACGACCCATACTGGACAAATCAGTGGGGTCCACAGAAAATAGAGGCAGACTGGGCATGGAACATCACCACCGGCAGTTCAGAAGTCCTCGTAGCTATTGTCGACACTGGCATTGACTATACACATCCAGACCTTGTAGCAAACTACGCGCCTTTAGGCTTTGACTGGGTAAACATGGATGCAGACCCGAAGGACGATTTTGGACACGGGACTCACTGTGCAGGCATAGTTGCAGCAGTACTGAACAATAGCATTGGCGTGGCGGGTTTAGCGCAAGTACGCATAATGTCAGAAAAAGTTCTCGACAGTGGAGGTTACGGCTACTGGGATTGGGTTGCAAACGGAATAATTCACGCAACTGACAGTGGAGCCGACATAATCAGCATGAGCTTGGGCGGTTATGGCGACAGCGAACTAGTCCACTCAGCAGTCAAATACGCCTATGATTCAGGAGTCCTCATAGTCGCCGCCGCAGGAAACGACAACACCAACATGAAATCATACCCTGCTGGCTACGACGAAGTAATCGCTGTAGCAGCAACAGACCAATACGACAACAAAGCATACTTCTCCAACTGGGGCGACTGGATTGAACTAGCAGCGCCAGGCGTCGACATATACTCAACAATGCCCACTTACTGGGTAACCATGAACAACTATGGCTTTCCAATGAATTACGCTTATATGAGCGGCACTTCAATGGCATGCCCCCACGTGTCCGGATTAGCCGCTTTAGTATTGAGTTTGCATCTTGAAAAGTCGAGAGACTGGTTAAGACTGTGGCTACGATATACAGCTGACGACTTAGGTAGCCCGGGCTTTGACGTTTATTATGGTTATGGTAGAATAAATGCAAGAAAAGCCGTTGGGCAGACCCCGCCAGAACATGAACTTATTGCCTATGCATGGCAAACACCACCATACGTTAAGCCTGGAACTTCAGAAACCATAAACGCAACTATACTTAATTTTGGAGAATACAACGAAACAGACGTAATTGCGCAACTTTTTGCAAACGATACCCTTGTAAATTCAACAATGATAGATTATTTGGCTTCTGGAAACGCAACAACAATTACTCTTACATGGAGCCCGGTTATTGAGGGATTATACAATGTTACGCTCTACATAACACCAGTGCCAGGAGAAACAAACGTAGACAACAACATGTTCTCAAAGAGCATCTACGTAGGAACGCCGGTCAAGGCTGTCGTATTACATTCTGCCGGTAATGTATATGGAGAAATCATCACCAATTGGCAAGTACTAAGCAGCGAATGGTACCTATTTGGCGACAAAATGGTTTACGTTGACTACACAACCCTAAACAAAGAAGGAATAACATACGAGGACATCGCAGCCACAGAAGCAGACGTTCTAATCATTTCATGCGCTTATAATCCATATTCTGGCTGGCAATTTACAGACGCTGAAATCGAGGCAATAACACTGTACATTCATGAGGGCCACGGGTTAATCATCACCGCTGGAACACTCTATTACGCAGTTCCAAATAACAACAAACTGGCAAGACTCATTGGAATAAACGAAACTACATCATGGACAGCAACTGGAACTGATTTGCTACATTTGTTAAACACCACTCATCCACTCTTCAAGAACGTTCCAAATCCCTTCGTCTTTGCATATGTTGGAACAGCTATTCCTTCCGATGGGCGATGGGACTCAAACGAATTAATAGAAGGTAAATATCTTGCTCTTGGGCATTATCAAGAAAGTGCCATAGTAACCTACAAAGGTTTAGTTTATATTTCTCCTTGGCTCGAAATCATACCCGCCTATTATCGTCATCACTTGCAACTACTTTACAACGCGATATTATGGTCACGTTACCCAAAACCAGAACACGAACTTACCGTTTCTCTCGAAACTCCAAAACATCTTAAACCAAACGAGCCAACGCTACTAAACGCAACGGTTTCCAACAAAGGACTGAACAACGAGACAAATGTCGAACTACAACTATTTATCGATGGCGCATCAGTTGACTCCATAACCATACCCGAATTACCTGTTGGCTCTTCCTACACTCTAAGCTATCTATGGACTCCAACCACACAAGGCATGTACAACATCACAGCCTACGCGCCACCCGTGCTTGGAGAAGAGCTTACAACAAACAACTTAGCCAAAAGATCAGTAATAGTATTATCCATTGCTGTGAAAAACGTTCTTGTCTACACAGACGACTATTACTTTACACCTTCTTTGCGATACGCGATTGTTGCTCTCGACAACCTGGGAATCAATTATACTCACTACGCTGATGATCCTTGGGGATTTGGCGTTGCATTAACGAGCCAACCTTGGGATCTCGTTATCGTTGACCACTGCAACTACTACGCATTAGGCTCTTATTGGACAGAAATTGAAGAATATGTACGCAATGGTGGGCTCTTAGTCTTAAGCACTTTCGACATCGACGGATCCAACTCTGAGCCAACGACTTTGTGGAATACCCTTGGGGTTCAATGGGTTTCAGACATGTGGTCACCAGAATCTGTATATCGGTGGGATCCTTCGCATTCAATTTTTACTTTTCCAAACACTGTAGGCGACCTCACCTCTTACATTGAAGGATATGCGGACGATGGAGATCACGTAATAGCGACCACGGGCACATCAATTGCTGGCTTCACAATGTCGCCTATAGGAAGTTATGCAGCTATTGTCGTAGGGAACACTTACCCAACAGTGCTTTTCACTTATATACTGGACGAGTTTCGTTACGACCAGGATGGTGACGGAAAACTTGACGCTATCGAATTGTGGGAAAACGCTATCGTTTACTTAGCAAAAGGCTACGAGCATGACCTCGCTGTATCCTTAGATGTTCCAAAGGTTCTTGAACTTGGCGACTCAACTCTGCTGAACGCAACTGTCCAAAATCGTGGCGCTAACAACGAAATCAATGTGGAATTGCAACTATTCGTAAACGGCACGCTTGTCGACTTTGTTTTGATTCCTGAGCTTGCGACTGGCACATCTTTTACGTTTAGTTATTCATGGATTCCAACAGCTGAAGGTGGGTACAACATCACCGTATATGCGCGTCCAGTGCCTGGCGAAGAATTCACAAAAAACAATGTAATAAGCAGAATTGTTGAGGTAAAGATTCTACCTGACATTCTAATCGTTGCTGATGATGACGCATCATACAAGATACGAGGTACAAGTCTGCCGGAATTTGAATACGCATTAACGATCAACGGCTACGAGTATTTCGTATGGCAAGAATCCAGCATGGGACGTCCACCACTGGAATTTTTGCTGAAGTTCAAACTTGTAATATGGACTTGTGGCGACTACTGGGGTTGGGCGGTTGACTCAGTGGATGCTGAAACGCTAGAGGCTTATCTTGCAATGGGTGGAAACATTTTGTTGGAGGGTGAAGACATAGGTTATGACCATTACATGGATAGGTTCATGGTTAATGTTGCTCATGCGATCTATCAAGTCGATAACACCGGAGCGTACGGATTAACTGTCACAGACCCGACTCATCCAGTTACACAAGGATTGCCAACGACCTTCACATGGCTTCAAGACCCTCCATACGATGATGGCGTATTCCCGACAAACGGGGGATTTGAAGTCATCAGATACGCAGATACTTTATGGACAGCTGTCACAGTATTCGATGGAACAGAAACAGGTTATGGCTCGGTTGTTTACTACGCTTTTCCAATTTATTGCCTTTGGCAGTCAGAAAGAGACATGTTGATAATTAACTCTGTAGGTTGGTTAACGCCTTCAGAACACGACTTAAAAGTTTCCTTAACAGCCCCCACATTTCTTGAACTTGGTAATTCAACACTACTTAATGCGACCGTTCAAAACAGAGGTCTAAACAACGAAATTAACATAGAATTCTCCATGCTAATCAATGGCACAGTAGTATACACTACCCTAATTGAGGAGTTGCCTGTAGGTAATTCTTATTCCATTAATTATCTGTGGGCTCCTTCAGAAACTGGAAATCATAACGTGACAGTTTATGCGTCACCTATACCAGGAGAAACGAATATAGCAAACAATGTTGTAACTCGATGGACTCATGTATTCTTCTATAGACGCTCTTATATTTCACATCAGTGGGTTGGCGGCGGCAGTTCTATGGGATGGCACGGAGACGATATGAGCTGGCAGTATACTTTACCTTTTAACTTTCCATACTACGAAATGAACTATAAAACAATCTATATTTCGAGCAACGGGCTGATAACATTCACTAGTCCTGATGCTAGTCCTAGTAACAGTGTAACTGATCTGAGCCGCAAATTGGCAATAGCAGTTGCATGGGACGACTGGATAACGAATGATCCTTATGACATTTGTGTATGGAAAAATTCCACGCATGTGGGTATCCGCTGGTTTGTGCGCGCCTATGGCTCAACCACAACTGCTAATTTTGAGGCAATACTGAGCAGAGAAGGCATAATACAGTGTAACTACGCATCATGCGATGGACTTGTCACGGCCACGATAGGCATT contains these protein-coding regions:
- a CDS encoding S8 family serine peptidase, whose amino-acid sequence is MKKKIITFLMLTLLLISTLGTTLIINPSLAKENENTLSDEDFIKTVNEKTVNSNTQKSKDSKASRGTTDGWNFNDTNAWKNFTYTNGDKTRLIVGLEDENPESLNELAEIAAKYQAEIVNTISIRGRVKAAVVELSFASVATFAQDAKIMELASYVEPNMKVQTQWVPNDPYWTNQWGPQKIEADWAWNITTGSSEVLVAIVDTGIDYTHPDLVANYAPLGFDWVNMDADPKDDFGHGTHCAGIVAAVLNNSIGVAGLAQVRIMSEKVLDSGGYGYWDWVANGIIHATDSGADIISMSLGGYGDSELVHSAVKYAYDSGVLIVAAAGNDNTNMKSYPAGYDEVIAVAATDQYDNKAYFSNWGDWIELAAPGVDIYSTMPTYWVTMNNYGFPMNYAYMSGTSMACPHVSGLAALVLSLHLEKSRDWLRLWLRYTADDLGSPGFDVYYGYGRINARKAVGQTPPEHELIAYAWQTPPYVKPGTSETINATILNFGEYNETDVIAQLFANDTLVNSTMIDYLASGNATTITLTWSPVIEGLYNVTLYITPVPGETNVDNNMFSKSIYVGTPVKAVVLHSAGNVYGEIITNWQVLSSEWYLFGDKMVYVDYTTLNKEGITYEDIAATEADVLIISCAYNPYSGWQFTDAEIEAITLYIHEGHGLIITAGTLYYAVPNNNKLARLIGINETTSWTATGTDLLHLLNTTHPLFKNVPNPFVFAYVGTAIPSDGRWDSNELIEGKYLALGHYQESAIVTYKGLVYISPWLEIIPAYYRHHLQLLYNAILWSRYPKPEHELTVSLETPKHLKPNEPTLLNATVSNKGLNNETNVELQLFIDGASVDSITIPELPVGSSYTLSYLWTPTTQGMYNITAYAPPVLGEELTTNNLAKRSVIVLSIAVKNVLVYTDDYYFTPSLRYAIVALDNLGINYTHYADDPWGFGVALTSQPWDLVIVDHCNYYALGSYWTEIEEYVRNGGLLVLSTFDIDGSNSEPTTLWNTLGVQWVSDMWSPESVYRWDPSHSIFTFPNTVGDLTSYIEGYADDGDHVIATTGTSIAGFTMSPIGSYAAIVVGNTYPTVLFTYILDEFRYDQDGDGKLDAIELWENAIVYLAKGYEHDLAVSLDVPKVLELGDSTLLNATVQNRGANNEINVELQLFVNGTLVDFVLIPELATGTSFTFSYSWIPTAEGGYNITVYARPVPGEEFTKNNVISRIVEVKILPDILIVADDDASYKIRGTSLPEFEYALTINGYEYFVWQESSMGRPPLEFLLKFKLVIWTCGDYWGWAVDSVDAETLEAYLAMGGNILLEGEDIGYDHYMDRFMVNVAHAIYQVDNTGAYGLTVTDPTHPVTQGLPTTFTWLQDPPYDDGVFPTNGGFEVIRYADTLWTAVTVFDGTETGYGSVVYYAFPIYCLWQSERDMLIINSVGWLTPSEHDLKVSLTAPTFLELGNSTLLNATVQNRGLNNEINIEFSMLINGTVVYTTLIEELPVGNSYSINYLWAPSETGNHNVTVYASPIPGETNIANNVVTRWTHVFFYRRSYISHQWVGGGSSMGWHGDDMSWQYTLPFNFPYYEMNYKTIYISSNGLITFTSPDASPSNSVTDLSRKLAIAVAWDDWITNDPYDICVWKNSTHVGIRWFVRAYGSTTTANFEAILSREGIIQCNYASCDGLVTATIGISNGAGHIIAEDVTDLDFIHTIIFLPYPSRHDVAVVDVVPFANEVRAGESVNIDVVVENQGNFTEDFTVTLYALEQLLSTSTTHTTLSGYPTISVINPGPDGYPSEWTAGPPRYLGTSDFIFYSNETSVDAMFFINVTVYDVERIKAWQIGIIYDSSILEYVSAWRPSDHVFKPVEEMGWPLIAPPPADDYFNATHKILKWGCTYLMPEGEEWSFNGTGQLSQIQFKIIKEVNETYPIANAWLSFDPEWTSLYQHPLGVITPQMKSGYFEYSLPTAPPPPKYVIGIVTMYGLEPGERIILSFLWNTSDIMPRNYMLLAEATGVVYDEDPEDNVYYDGIIVVVPGVIRDIAIIDIVVPSNKVYQGWVVNITVTVANLGNATENFTVTLYYDSVSISTETVYNLEPNASTQLIFSWNTTHVPYCHNYTIKAVASALSGEIDVDNNTLVYGSVKVKMMGDVNGDEKVSMEDIMLIVDSFGSYPAHLRWLFDADLDQDGRITMGDIVLVLLNFGSC